The Buttiauxella selenatireducens genome has a window encoding:
- the nagE gene encoding N-acetylglucosamine-specific PTS transporter subunit IIBC yields MSILGYMQKVGRALMVPVATLPAAAILMGVGYWIDPVSWGGDSALAALFIKSGAAIIDNMGVLFAIGVAYGMSKDKDGAAALTGFVGFLVLTTLCSPAAVSMIKHIPLDQVPFAFSKIQNQFVGILVGIISAELYNRFSSVELPKALSFFSGRRLVPIITSFVMIAVAFIMMFIWPIVFGGLVNFGEHIQKMGSIGAGVYAFFNRLLIPVGLHHALNSVFWFDVAGINDIPKFLGGAKSIAEGTGIVGITGRYQAGFFPIMMFGLPGAALAIYHCARPENKAKVLGIMMAGAFAAFFTGITEPLEFSFMFVAPVLYVIHAVLTGISVFIAASMHWIAGFGFSAGLVDMVLSSRNPLATHWWMLIPQGLVFFVIYYVVFRFTITKFNLLTPGRELAVAGDETDGQDVNVSGNTNQDVSQLARQYVAAVGGSANLTGIDACITRLRLNVKDSSLVNEALAKRLGATGVIRLNKTSVQIIVGFVAEKIANAMKTVGDVPAAAPVSAVAPAAVATKPQAVPNAVTIAALVSPVTGDVVALEQVPDEAFASKAVGDGVAIKPTEKTVVAPAAGTIVKIFNTNHAFCLETEKGAEIVVHMGIDTVALNGQGFTRLVEEGAEVVAGQPILEMDLDFLNANARSMISPVVCSNIDDYSGLVIQAQGSVVAGQTPLYEIKGK; encoded by the coding sequence GTGAGTATTCTAGGTTACATGCAAAAGGTTGGCCGTGCGCTTATGGTGCCGGTAGCCACTTTACCTGCCGCAGCTATATTAATGGGTGTTGGCTACTGGATTGACCCGGTTAGCTGGGGTGGTGATAGCGCATTAGCTGCGTTGTTCATCAAATCTGGTGCTGCAATTATTGATAATATGGGGGTGCTGTTTGCCATTGGTGTGGCTTACGGTATGTCCAAAGATAAAGATGGTGCTGCTGCACTAACCGGCTTTGTCGGTTTCCTGGTTTTGACAACGCTGTGTTCACCAGCGGCTGTTTCCATGATCAAGCATATTCCGCTGGATCAGGTTCCATTCGCGTTCTCTAAAATTCAAAACCAATTTGTGGGTATTCTGGTCGGGATTATTTCCGCAGAGTTGTACAACCGTTTCAGCAGCGTTGAGTTGCCGAAAGCGTTGTCCTTCTTCAGCGGGCGTCGCCTGGTGCCGATTATCACCTCTTTTGTCATGATCGCTGTGGCATTCATCATGATGTTTATCTGGCCAATCGTCTTCGGCGGCCTGGTGAACTTTGGTGAGCACATTCAGAAGATGGGTTCGATTGGCGCGGGTGTTTACGCGTTCTTCAACCGTCTGTTGATTCCAGTCGGTCTGCATCATGCTCTGAACTCTGTATTCTGGTTTGATGTTGCTGGTATCAACGATATCCCTAAATTCCTCGGCGGCGCGAAATCTATCGCTGAAGGTACAGGTATTGTAGGTATTACTGGTCGTTATCAGGCTGGCTTCTTCCCAATCATGATGTTCGGCCTTCCAGGTGCTGCACTGGCGATTTATCACTGTGCGCGTCCTGAAAATAAAGCGAAAGTACTGGGTATTATGATGGCGGGTGCATTTGCTGCCTTCTTTACAGGCATCACCGAGCCGTTGGAATTCTCCTTCATGTTCGTGGCTCCAGTGCTTTATGTGATTCACGCAGTGCTGACCGGTATCTCTGTATTTATCGCAGCCAGCATGCATTGGATTGCAGGTTTCGGCTTCAGTGCGGGTCTGGTGGATATGGTGCTTTCTTCCCGTAACCCGCTGGCGACTCATTGGTGGATGCTGATCCCACAAGGCCTCGTGTTCTTCGTTATCTACTACGTTGTGTTCCGTTTCACTATCACCAAGTTCAACCTGTTAACTCCAGGACGTGAACTGGCGGTTGCGGGTGATGAAACTGATGGTCAGGACGTGAATGTTAGCGGCAATACCAACCAGGACGTTTCTCAACTGGCTCGTCAGTACGTTGCGGCGGTAGGCGGTTCAGCTAACTTGACCGGTATTGATGCATGTATCACTCGTCTGCGTCTGAACGTGAAAGACTCTTCATTGGTTAATGAAGCGTTGGCAAAACGTCTGGGTGCAACCGGTGTTATCCGTCTGAACAAAACTAGCGTGCAAATTATCGTAGGTTTTGTGGCTGAGAAAATTGCTAACGCGATGAAAACAGTCGGTGATGTTCCTGCTGCGGCACCGGTTAGTGCTGTTGCTCCAGCGGCCGTTGCGACAAAACCACAGGCTGTGCCAAACGCAGTAACTATCGCCGCGCTGGTTTCACCAGTAACGGGTGATGTCGTTGCGCTTGAGCAGGTTCCTGATGAAGCCTTTGCAAGCAAAGCGGTAGGTGACGGTGTTGCTATTAAGCCAACAGAGAAAACTGTTGTCGCGCCAGCCGCGGGTACTATCGTAAAAATCTTTAATACCAACCACGCGTTCTGTCTGGAAACCGAAAAAGGTGCCGAGATCGTTGTCCATATGGGCATTGATACCGTAGCACTGAACGGCCAGGGCTTTACCCGTCTGGTAGAAGAGGGTGCTGAAGTGGTTGCAGGCCAGCCGATTCTGGAAATGGATCTTGATTTCCTGAACGCAAATGCTCGCTCCATGATTAGCCCAGTGGTTTGCAGCAACATTGACGACTACAGCGGTCTGGTTATCCAGGCACAAGGTTCAGTGGTTGCGGGGCAGACTCCTCTGTACGAAATTAAAGGCAAATAA